Proteins encoded by one window of Rutidosis leptorrhynchoides isolate AG116_Rl617_1_P2 chromosome 7, CSIRO_AGI_Rlap_v1, whole genome shotgun sequence:
- the LOC139858298 gene encoding pectinesterase 1-like gives MEESVNFVNGYGKIDPTDDEITPVPFESPAPKRRRTVAVIVTLLLFAVIIGSILTAGVVNTPNSKPSDSNSKSIKSSKSIKAVCAVTQHPDSCFTDVSTIDSGNFIDPEMIFNLTLQLAVTELVNISSLPKTLISQSTDLRSGSALRDCVSLFDDAVSQLSQSIDAMSGGEKKKPLLTKEKLADLNTWISAAMTDQETCVDGLEEMRSTAVDEVKMKIKKSSDYMSNSLAILDNLEKILAEFGRHLH, from the coding sequence ATGGAAGAATCTGTAAATTTCGTCAATGGCTACGGCAAAATTGATCCTACCGACGACGAAATCACCCCCGTTCCCTTTGAGTCGCCTGCACCGAAACGCCGTAGAACCGTCGCCGTCATCGTCACTCTCCTCCTCTTCGCCGTCATCATCGGATCAATACTCACAGCTGGAGTAGTCAATACTCCGAACTCAAAACCCTCAGACTCCAATTCAAAATCCATAAAATCATCGAAATCAATCAAAGCAGTTTGCGCAGTCACACAACATCCAGATTCATGTTTCACCGACGTTTCAACGATCGATTCCGGTAACTTCATCGATCCAGAAATGATATTTAACCTAACGTTACAGCTCGCCGTTACGGAGCTCGTAAACATATCGTCGTTACctaaaaccctaatttcacaaTCAACCGATCTACGTAGCGGATCGGCGTTACGAGACTGCGTGAGCTTGTTTGATGACGCGGTGAGTCAACTCAGTCAGTCGATTGATGCGATGAGTGGTGGTGAGAAGAAGAAACCGTTGTTGACGAAGGAGAAATTGGCGGATTTGAACACGTGGATTAGCGCTGCGATGACGGATCAAGAGACGTGTGTGGATGGATTAGAAGAAATGAGATCAACGGCTGTGGATGAAGTGAAAATGAAGATTAAAAAATCGAGTGATTATATGAGTAATAGTTTAGCAATACTTGATAATCTGGAGAAGATACTTGCAGAGTTTGGGCGTCATTTGCATTGA